The genomic stretch gaCTTTTCCAGGTTtgaacatttagtattaacgttTTGCACTTTTATtgttaacattttgcatattttgtattaaaagtttgcacttgcaaaaatgcgaaagtgCATTGCAATTAaggtttcgattttagagtttataactattttttttttggtttaaattttatttggtttagtggttcactttttactgcttaaTGTCTAACATTTacgatttagatttaaaatttaaatttttctttgattttataGAATTTACCATGTTCCACATTTacgatttagatttaaaatttaaatttttctttgattttatagaatttaccatgttgcatatttttttttaagttagcCATTGAACTATTTGTGTATtagcaattaagtcatcgaacttgaataagctccaaataagccactgaacttagGAAAACTtaacaattaagccatcgaattccaataagctccaaataagccactgaactcagGAAAACTAaacaattaagccactaaatcgaaaaaaaaaattaacaattaacatttttaacaagtCATTTGTCTATTCCGGTCACCGGCGACGATTTTTCCATTGACCGGAGAAAACTTATGGCGGCGATGGCCGCAGAAAAAGTCGTCGCCGGTGGTCGGAATAGGCAAATGAcctataaaaaatgttaattgttattttttttcgatttagtgacttaattgcattgttttttttttcgatttagtgacttaattgcattgtttttctgagttcagtggcttatttggagcttatttgagttcgatgacttaattgctaattcccaaatagttcgatggcttatttgtacattttccctatttttttagtactactaaaaaagttaaaatgcaatatctgttcatgaGTTAATATCGTCtttactgagactcgaacccaccccttccatatgggagtgcaaccgggtgccactagactacaaggtcatgGCCCATGTTTGCATATTTAAGTATTAAAGTTTGCACAGtggagttgatgataattacaaaaaatgcACCCCATCTTTTTTTCAAATCAGATCAGATCCGTCAAATTTTTATAGATGTAAATCTGAGACaattggttcttatttctctcctatgatggcgttctattttttttagtactactgactttattacattgtagtatctgttcatttatgCTTTCTcgacctgttgaagcacaaagagtaaaTTACGCCTCTACTGCTCGATCTCATGAGTCATGAGATTCCATATAAGAGAGTTACTAcgtgtcatatatatatatatatatatatatatatatatatatatatatatatatatatatatatatatatatatatatatatatatatataaaaaaaagagtGTGTGTNNNNNNNNNNNNNNNNNNNNNNNNNNNNNNNNNNNNNNNNNNNNNNNNNNNNNNNNNNNNNNNNNNNNNNNNNNNNNNNNNNNNNNNNNNNNNNNNNNNNNNNNNNNNNNNNNNNNNNNNNNNNNNNNNNNNNNNNNNNNNNNNNNNNNNNNNNNNNNNNNNNNNNNNNNNNNNNNNNNNNNNNNNNNNNNNNNNNNNNNNNNNNNNNNNNNNNNNNNNNNNNNNNNNNNNNNNNNNNNNNNNNNNNNNNNNNNNNNNNNNNNNNNNNNNNNNNNNNNNNNNNNNNNNNNNNNNNNNNNNNNNNNNNNNNNNNNNNNNNNNNNNNNNNNNNNNNNNNNNNNNNNNNNNNNNNNNNNNNNNNNNNNNNNNNNNNNNNNNNNNNNNNNNNNNNNNNNNNNNNNNNNNNNNNNNNNNNNNNNNNNNNNNNNNNNNNNNNNNNNNNNNNNNNNNNNNNNNNNNNNNNNNNNNNNNNNNNNNNNNNNNNNNNNNNNNNNNNNNNNNNNNNNNNNNNNNNNNNNNNNNNNNNNNNNNNNNNNNNNNNNNNNNNNNNNNNNNNNNNNNNNNNNNNNNNNNNNNNNNNNNNNNNNNNNNNNNNNNNNNNNNNNNNNNNNNNNNNNNNNNNNNNNNNNNNNNNNNNNNNNNNNNNNNNNNNNNNNNNNNNNNNNNNNNNNNNNNNNNNNNNNNNNNNNNNNNNNNNNNNNNNNNNNNNNNNNNNNNNNNNNNNNNNNNNNNNNNNNNNNNNNNNNNNNNNNNNNNNNNNNNNNNNNNNNNNNNNNNNNNNNNNNNNNNNNNNNNNNNNNNNNNNNNNNNNNNNNNNNNNNNNNNNNNNNNNNNNNNNNNNNNNNNNNNNNNNNNNNNNNNNNNNNNNNNNNNNNNNNNNNNNNNNNNNNNNNNNNNNNNNNNNNNNNNNNNNNNNNNNNNNNNNNNNNNNNNNNNNNNNNNNNNNNNNNNNNatatatatatatatatatatatatatatatatatatatatatatatatatatatatatatatatatatatatatatatggaaaaaaaatagtcTGGGTGTATAGGAAAATGATGTGAACTGTAGAATTTTATTAGAGAAAGAAAATGCTAGAAATGGAGAGAAATTTGACAAAGAGATGATGAGACTTGAGAGTGACCGTGTGGTgtgttaaatatttattttaaaaaaaaaatctttctcaAGAAGAATTCTTTGTAAAATTTATGTTCAAATAGTATGGTACCGCGtgagaaattttaaaattagctTATTGATTCTTGGATTCAATGATTCATCAATATGCCTAGTTTTTTATGATTGATTTTCCGGTTCGCCTTGAGCTAATACATTAGAGATCAGATATACTTACCAAGtatatttgaatttttgatttttaataaattctttGATAATGTCAAAATACTAGCCAATTGAATATAGACGTAAAAGAGAATGCGTTCACAAAAATTGCTtctattaaattttatgataGCTTAGTCAAGGAACCAAGTTTATCATTAGTTGTAAATGACTGAATTAATGTGTGAAAGGTAAAAATTTCCATGTTGTATGGTCATATTTAATGGATGCACAGATGATAGgaccaaaaatacaaaatatttttatttgtgtaccaatttgaaaatttatgttGTCAATACTCTAATTGAGAATATAATGTGgctgtatttatatatatatatatatatataaaaagtgtAAAAAATTCATCTAGTAGCCCCGAAAGTAGTGACCAAGTGGATAGAATATGATTCTTGTATTTGAAGATCACAAATTCGATCCTTGCCAACACCTTCATATTCAAAATTGTTGTATGTGGTTTTCTTAGTGTAGTTTACATCTCCTGTGTCGTTTGTGAACTATTACAGAAGAATTGATGAGTTTACGTAGTGCACATCCTAGAGTAGTGACTACGGGTTCTCAATTAATGTTAAAAGAAAAGGTAAAACAACGGggacttaattattattattattattattattattattattattatactgcACTGTTATCTATCTGTATACCGTGAGATACACACAACtaatccaaaaacaaaaaaaaaaacaaaaacaaaaacaaaaaaaaaaaactttattgaATCTCATTTAAAGATAACTATATATTCatgtcttttaaaaatattattgtatatatatgagttaaatTTTAGTTATACTAATTCAAGTTGCTTTTCAGACGTTATTGAATGGTATGTTGCTTTCCAGAAGTGGTCTTCATCTAGCCTGCCCAGTTAAGTCCTCCCAACTCAGAACAACTACTACTTGCTACAATGCTACTTGCTAGTATATAGGCGCTTTtgttatattaatttcatttcacGTACTCTTTAGTCACACAATTATAACCACATTTTTACattaattattcattttattaaattaagtcCATATGCTTTTTGAAAATTGGCTTAACTAACTTTCAAACATAGACTAAGTTTGGTCGtgggtttttaaaattttaaaagctaACACCcttttggcaaattattctgtggactcgagtctaaaatacacaatttatatactgaatgttcacaattcaaattataaaccttcagtatgtaaattgtaacgggaccttgcaaggtagacccgggTTCACATTATGTAAATTAATgactaaaattaataataataataataataataataataacaacaacatttGGGTCCTCCGAATATACTAATTTTGTCACATGtagtcttaaactttcaaattgatcacctgtcgtccttcgactttcaattgtTACCGtctgtggtccaagttaaccacttaGGTCcgtcaactatcaaattttaatcacCTATGGTCCTTACAAGAGACCACATctggttaaatttgaaagtcaaaggatCATGGGTGATTAACTCTGACTACGgatgataacaatttgaaagtcgaaggaccacgGGTGgccaatttgaaagtttaggacaaAACGtgtgacaaaatcactatactctgAGGATCTCATATAacattaactctaaaaataaacaatGTGAGAATTCTAAACAAtttaaatgaaatataaatttatcacattaattttagactgaaaatgaaactaacTTTATATTATACATGCAACACACTGCAAACAAAATGGGAGGAGAATATTTGCTTAAGGGGCGGACCATCTTCGGTGTTTGGAAATTTTTGCACTATagacttttcaactttcaatattatctttaaaaaacataaaaaaatattttccccAAAGTCCACACGGTTGATTGGTTCAAATTTTGTGTATACATACAGATATTCCTTCCACCAGTTATGATTTGGCAATTCCAGTTCCACCTGCGTGCTCTCTGATTTGAGTGTGTACGTCACTGCTTTACGTCCCTTTGTATTAATTAAGATTTGATATGTTAAAAATCATATACTTATGcgaaggaccttgtggtccagtggcatcaaacccttccctttatatggaggtggtgggttcgagcctcagtggaggcaatactgactcttgtgctgtTGAATGCCCAATACCCCTCATGCTCCGACCTGAGGCTAAACCTTTGCTTACTGTGCATCTGAGTTCTGCTGGACAATTGATCCTCACCTAATCCGTCTCCATATAGCATATGAGAGCACAATAAATTTTTGGGGGATGAAATAATTAATCATTGTCAACAAAATAGGGTCCAATGTTCAtttacttgaaaaaaaaaaaaagtacgtatTATTTATAGCATCCGTTAAGACATTCACTATACATTATGAacagttttttctttttcttttttgaaaacaatacaTTATGAAACACAGAATTTGTGGTATATTAATTCAGGAGTATATTGCAAATACTGGAATAAGTGAAACACACGGTAGACAGCATTACATAAGTGTACCTTCTTCtacatttcaatttcatcgacTTTTCTCAATAAGTTATGTCCACTCTACCTTTCTACCACTGTACTAGAAATGCCTCATGACTTCCATTATAGAAAGGGTTTTACTTGTTTATAGCTGCCTTAACCAACTTCTCGCTGAAATCCCAAAGCTTCTTTCCCAGAGCTTCATCTCTGGCAAAGGCGCTTGCCTCGTACTCATTACAGTCCAGAAAGTACTTTCCACTTATGTCTTTTAGGTCTGGATGGAGCGCCACATAGCTCGTTGTAGCTGCCCCCTGTATTATTGTCACAACATACgtacattattattaaacttATCATATTTATGTTAGTTCTGCATAGCTGACAATCAGATTTACCGAAGATATTgcagattaaaatattttgtacgAGCTAAGAAATTCAGAAATGTGTGAACTCTTGTGCTTTTGTCGTAAATCTGGCCAGCACTTTACCCCTTAATTAGGTCGGGCCGGTGTGAATGGAGATTAATCTGAGTATAGTACAGGCTTAAAGGTGCATCCTATAGTTAGCAcctgctcaggacacctcgtagtctaaccaaaaataaaaatttacctGATGGACATTCTTCCAGAGCATCCAAGTGAATAGTTTCATAATTCCTgcagaaaaggaaaaagggtaAAAGGAAAGATGAAACAGTTCAAAATGAGCTGAGTGCTTCTGTAAATTTGTATCCAGGATTTGAGAGGCATACTTGTAAAAAGAACAGAATGCCTCATAAGATTTGTCATTATCAACCCCGGGTGCACCGAGTTCACTGTAATATTAGTTCCCTCTTCCTGCATATCATTGTGAGTTGAGACTAGGACTTGGACTATAATACGTTGAAACAAATACAAAAGAAAACAGAATATAGAAGTTACTTGTAAACGACGAGAGAGCTCTTTGGCATGTAATATATTGGCTAACTTGGATTGCCCATATGCCATTTTGGCATGGTAACTGATAGTAGGAACAGAGGTGAGTAGGAGATATCACATAGTTTAGTTTTCCACAGCATTGTAAAAAATATTGGCCAGTATACCTGCTTTCATCATTAATTTTGTCAAACCGGATCCCTTCTTCGTACGTGTAAAGGTGAGCTACAGATGACAAGTTCACTATCCTACCCTGCACACCGGTAACATTTGCAGTCTCCTTCATTTTATCTAGAAGAAGGTTTGCCAAGTAGAAATGACCTGTAAAAGAACCCGAAAACAATTTTGAAATAATACCCTTGCAAGAGAAATGATTAAGCTTTAAAACTATAATGATTTTACCGAGATGATTTGTAGCAAATTGCATCTCGTATCCATCTTCCGAAAGCTGAAATGGACAGAACATAACACCAGCATTGTTTCTGAAAATTCAACATTTTCGCTGTTAGAGGCATCATTTGTTCATTAGAATCCGATAAAAATTAGTAAAGCTATGCATTGAGGATGGAGATAAATTACATGAGGATGTTGAGAGGAAGGTTAAGCGCTTTGAAATCGTCAGCAAATGCCTTAACTGATTTCAATGAAGAGAGGTCAAGTTTAAGAATATCAACATGAGCAGTGCTGTTATCCTTGAGAATGAGTTGTTTTGCTTCTTTTGCAGCATCCAACTTTCTTGCTGCAATGATGACATGGGCTTTCCTAAGGGCTAAAACTCTTGCCACTTCTAAACCAATCCCACTTGCACCACCTGTGCCCAGATTAAATTTTCAGGAGAGTGCCAACGCAATCAGTAAAAACAGTATACAAACTCAGAGGCTACACGGGCTTAGCTCACTGGTTCAAAAGGCAGTATTTGGGGCACGAGACCAAGGTTTAAAACTTGGTAGTGGCAGAGTGGGGATTTTGCCCAAAGTGAGCAGATCCCTTGTGCGCATCGGGCATTTGGCCCTGTCTACTGAGCCACTGAGTTACTGTGATTTACATCTTTCGAGATTcgataattaaataaatgatgTTATTTTCTACTGACTATTCTTCATGGCTGTACTATGATTTAGGTAAGAGGTCTCAATTCAATCCCCACATACCCTGTCTCCCTAATAAGATGTacagaaaataaaacaaaaaatagaaagaaattaaaggctCTCTACTTGCTGCATACTCCGTACATTTCTTCATGTCTGTACTATCAAAAAGGCTACTACGCGTGGTGGATTAATATAACAGCTAGTGGGGCAGTACTCTTAGTGGGTGGGTACAATGAAAGTGAAAGTCACCCTTCTCTCTTCTTTAGCTTTCACAGCTCAGATTCAGAACCCCTATGGCCCTATGCAGCCATGTCTCACCAACATTTTCCAGCATTTATACCCAAGCCTCTTTTTTTTGctcatgacattgatagaataTAATGAAAATCTCTAGTGTATTATATGGACTTGTGAATATCATATATCACGTATGTATAGGGATTACACAATGGCCTTGTGataatatttgattgatttatttCATTAAGTGTCAGTCAATTCATTATAGCccattaataaaatgaaatatagCATTATTCACCAAACAAACCAAGAACTAACAGAGGTCGTAGTTGGTCAACAGAGTGTGTACTGAAACAAACATTTCCTCAAATATCTACCATACTGTCTTCGAtcaaattaggaaaaaaatcaaattactaaataaacaaattcagtGAACAGTAATTTACAGGTTTATTTAAACAGCTGAAGCTATTAACCAGATCAAATTAATAGATAAACAAATTTGGTGAACAGTAATTTCCAGCATTAACTTCAACAGCTGAAGCTATTAACCAGATCAAATTAATAGATAAACAAATTCGGTGAACAATAATTTACAGCTTTCATTTAAACAGCTGAAGCTATTAACCAGATCAAATTAATAGATAAACAAAGTTGGTGAACAGTAATTTCCAGCATTCACTTAAACAGCTGAAGCTATTAACCAGATCAAATTAATAGATGAACAAATTTGGTGAACAAGAATTTACAGCTTTCATTTAAACAGCTGAAGCTATTAACCAGATCAAATTAATAGATAAACAAATTTGGTGAACAGTAATTTACAGCTTTCAATCCTTTAAACAGCTGAAGCTATTAACAATATCAAATTAATAGATAAACAAATTCGATGGACAGTGATTTACAGCTTTCGATCATTTAAACAGCTGAAGCTATTAAACAGAGCAAATTAATAGATAAACAAATTCATGAACATTAATCTACAGCTTTCATTTAAACAGCTGAATCTATTAACCAGATCAATTAATAGATAAACAAATTCGGTGCATAATAATTTTCAGCTTTCATTTAACAACTGAAGCTATTAACCAGAGAGCTGACAAACTTACATGCAAATGCATACTCAAAGAGAAAGATGATGCATACATAATTTAGTTCGAAATTGAGGTAGAtttattcctaaaataaaactaaactaCTATATATGCATAAAGTGAGACAGAAGAATTGAAAATACAGAGATTAAAGTGACTGCAAAGTTAGAAATGCCAAAGTATCGCGGCTGCAAAGAATGTGTTCGACATATTTCCCGACTGGGACAATGAGCCTGGAAGAATGCATGGAGAGGCAGTAAGGAAATTAGTAAACCTGTAATAATCGCAGTGAGATTGGAGGCATCAATGCCTTGAGTGACCTGCTCAGCAGTGGAAGCTGATCCAAACCCGCTCGGCCCTGGAATTCCTGTAATCAATCTCAACATCTTCTTTCCCTTTCTGGAATTATTCTCTCTCAGCTCGCTCTTCTCCCTGCACTGAAAACAAAGTAGAACTCGCTCCTCTATATATAGAGTAGATGAGTGTATGGGAGCAAGGAACAGAGTAGATGAGTGCAATTAAAAGTATACTGAAATTCTGGTACTGTACTTCAGTATTAAAATCCAGTGATGAAATTCTGGTAAGTTGAATTCTGGGCCACTGTAGGTGGTGAATTTGTTCGGCATTTAATGTCTTAGTCGGTGCCTTAATTCCAACCTACCTTTCAACCTAACGTAATCTGCTTAGTTGTGtgtgttggtgtttatattttACATATGATCTGAATATAATTGTAGGCTATGCAACGAACATGATTATGAATGCAATATGAAGGGAAATGAGTGTAATTGAAAAAAATCTTTGTCATTCAAGTGAGTCAAGAACCCCAGATCAGTGTGTtttcaatttatattatatttatagacTAAGATGGCATCTAGCTGTTATAACTTACAAGGGAGCTAATAGGTTAAGGGTGCATGTCTAAAGACTGTTTTTCTCATAATCAGGATGGCAACGAGAATATAGGGTGATTGTAATGAACTTAATTTCATggatattttttcaaatttaacctAAGATTATTGgatattttcatatttgatcTCTAACTATTAATGGTCTCACGACTTTCAAAATCAGGAGCTCTTTGTACGCAGTAAACAAAGGTAaagatgtgtttggttcatgagtttACATATCaggaatgaaaatgaaaatcatagttagtgtttggttgacaactttttaaaacacaactataatTTGATTAcccttttaattaaaaacatcattccttaattaaaaatgagtatcggctatgtttggcaaacctagctgaaaaggtagctgaaaactgaaaagctataagctcgaagctgaaatctgaagagctattaagctagctgttatgcttaaaagtgtttggtaaaattaactttttgataagttgataaatgtaaaaagacaaaaaaggaCATcgtcatacaatttaaataattttaaatttaaataggtttgtttatatattaaaatataaaataatgaaatcaatatatttaaataaaatataaagtaagaacatatatttgaaaatatacaaagtaaaaaaaaaattataattcataagattagttcatacaaaaattaatgttcaaacataaatatcaaactgaaattacaatcaaacataatgaaaagaaaatgtcaaaagagttttaattgagagggtaaagaatgtcatttatttaaaataataaggagaaagatggaaaaaatttaaaaaactactagcttattttgaaaagctaccccaaatagcgtttcaaaataagctcttattttaagttactagcttattttgagaacattaccaaacagagcttatagcttattagtagcttaaaataagctataagctcctaaataagctctgccaaacagagccttcaTCTCATTGGTAatctgatttttaagtttgaatgagtgcttttacatttttgttttgattttttttgtccaCATTGGTGTTTTGGATGTTATTATATTACGATAACTATTCAtttgtcttaattttttttttattttgtattttaaaaacctttatttCCCATAATGGGAATAAAAGTTTCAAAAATTTGACTTTATTCGCATTATGGAGCCATATATAACCAAACATCTATATTGGTAACCATTCCAAATTCACCctacatacaaaatattttcactaaaattcattacattatcaagtatttaatcttattccgattctgattctcTTGTGCGAACCAAATTAACACACCTTAAGTCTAATTGTTCAAATTATCAAGCCGGGACGTGGGGTAGTGCCTGAGGTAAGAGAATAGGTTTGAAGAGTGACGAAAGGGGAGTGGATAGTTGAATGCTTGGTGTTGGTATTACTCCCAATTGCAAGCAGTTTGCAGTTGTTGGATCGATGGCGCGGACTTCATTTATTGAGAGCTTATCCGATCCTGAAACTGCACCGATATGATCAATGCAAGGGGCAAAGGAATGATGCCATTCCAAAACAATGACCGAACTGCACGAACACTTCGTGACAACACTCTATATTTTaatctctttaatttttatttttattttttatttcaatctattcaattttttttaatactataattaaTTTGGAGAAGGTAATGGTTGCGTTTGGTTATTGGTAGATCCGCcgttttcagcgttttgaccatTAGTCAaggccctgtttgataaataatcagcctatcagccaattttggcttatttgaccacaattagttgtttggttaatagctttttgtaactccaaaatgctaaaattcaaaaggctactcaaagtagcattttcaattagcttttttagaaaagaaattataccaaatagttatcagctaacagccaatttatcaaacaactttctacaatcagctaatactatcaacaaatcataccttctaacccaaacagccaacccaatcagccaacagctatttaccaaacaggacccaAAACGCTGAAAACATGTTTGGTTAATGGCGGTTTGGAACAGCGGAtctgctccaaaccgccaacTTGCAACACGCTACAATTGCATTGGCGCCtgctacatttaaaaaaaaatttaattaagggGCAGGCTCCAACTAAGGAGCCTGCATCCGTTAACTAAGCAAAAtgtggagccttgaggctccttttataggagcctcaaggctccactCCTCACTTATCCCATCAATGCGGGATAAGTGAGGTAGGGGTGAGATAACCGATCGAATAACCGAATAATCGACATTgatttttgataattttatcacatgcattattttttaatattttataacgCACTGGCCTTAGAGAGCTCACATCTTTCTTAGTTGAAGAGtaaatattatagaattttatcacatgcattattttttacaaCCAAAGTAGTCGAAGGCCAGTCAACAGAACTGGTTAGAAACACATAATTTAATGCTAAAAGAATTTTATCTCCtaaattaacagaaaaaaataataaccgtaattaaaaaaaagttacatgTCTGGACTCTGGAGTGACCGGCGGCTCTGTATCGGTGGAGTGGCTGGGCGGAGACGGAGAGGGGTCATCGGCGTCCAGCAGAATCTGAGGATAGGTGAGACCGTCGACCGTGAGAGCCTGAGAGGACTGAGGAAGTAAGGAGCGAAGCTGCGAAGGCGTTTCTCGGAGTGTCGCCCTCGCCGATGGTGGAACCGTAGACGCGTGGACGTGGAGAGTGTGAGGATTGGAACTGGAGAAGATGAGTGGAACTGTGGAAGTCGTGGTCTTGCGGAGAAGACGAAGCGGAGAAGCGAGAAGCGAAGAAGGTGAACTGGTGTCTGAAGGGTGATTAGATTTAGGGATTTAGAAATTAGGAATTAGGAATCGTGGGCTATGGGCCAGTAATCAGTATGGGGTATGGGCTATG from Ipomoea triloba cultivar NCNSP0323 chromosome 12, ASM357664v1 encodes the following:
- the LOC115998003 gene encoding short-chain dehydrogenase TIC 32, chloroplastic-like, which codes for MLRLITGIPGPSGFGSASTAEQVTQGIDASNLTAIITGGASGIGLEVARVLALRKAHVIIAARKLDAAKEAKQLILKDNSTAHVDILKLDLSSLKSVKAFADDFKALNLPLNILINNAGVMFCPFQLSEDGYEMQFATNHLGHFYLANLLLDKMKETANVTGVQGRIVNLSSVAHLYTYEEGIRFDKINDESSYHAKMAYGQSKLANILHAKELSRRLQEEGTNITVNSVHPGLIMTNLMRHSVLFTRIMKLFTWMLWKNVHQGAATTSYVALHPDLKDISGKYFLDCNEYEASAFARDEALGKKLWDFSEKLVKAAINK